The nucleotide window CGGAACGCCGCCAATCCTGTCGCGCAAGGGCGACCTGGCCACAGCGCTCGACCGGCTGGAGGCGGCGCTGGAGGGTGCCGATCATCTGATTGGGCACAACATCCTGCAGCATGACCTGCCGCACCTTGCGGCCGCCCGGCCGCGTCTGCACCGGCTGGCCGCCGCGCCGATCGACACGCTGTGGCTGAACCCGCTCGCCTTCCCGCGCAATCCCTACCACCACCTGGTCAAGCACTATCAGGACGGGCGCCTGCAGGCCGGGCATGTCAACGATCCGGAGCTGGACGCGAGGCTTGTGTTCGAGGTGCTGGAGAACCAGCTGGGGGCGTTCGGCAGGCTTAATGTGGAAGACCCCGATGCTCTGGCCGCCTATCATTTCCTGACCACCCGGTCGGAGGGCGCTGCGGGCTTCGATGCCGTGTTCCGCCACGTCAGGGCCGCAGAGGTGCCAACGGCCGCGGCTGCGGAAGCGGCTATCCTGAGGATGCTCGACGGCCGAGCCTGCGGACACCGGGTGGAGCAGACGCTGGGGCGGCTCTCCAGCCCGCAACTGGGCTGGCCAATGGCCTATGCGCTGTCATGGATCACCGTGGCAGGCGGCGAGTCGGTCATGCCGCCCTGGGTGCGCATGCGGTTCCGTGAGGCGGCGCTGATCGTGCGGCATCTGCGCGACACCGATTGCGACAGCCCGGACTGCGTCTGGTGCCGCGAGAAGAACGATCCCGTGCGCGCATTGTCGCGGTGGTTCGGCTTCGATGCCTTTCGTCCGCAGCCGGTCGATGACATGGGGCGCCCACTGCAGGAGCGGATCGTGGACGAGGCGATGCGCGGCGCGAGCCTCCTCGGCATCTTGCCGACCGGCACCGGCAAGTCGGTCTGTTACCAGATCCCCGCGCTGTCGAAGTTCGACAAGACCGGGGCGCTGACGGTGGTGATCTCGCCGCTCGTCGCACTGATGTCGGACCAGGTGCAGGGGATGGAGCGGGCGGGCATCTCGTCCGCTGTCACCATCAACGGCATGCTGTCGATGCCCGAGCGGCAGAACGCGCTCGACCAAGTGCGGATGGGGGAAGCGGCGATGCTGCTGATCTCGCCCGAGCAGCTGCGCAGCAGCTCCGTGCGGTCAGTCCTGGCGCAGCGTGAGGTCGGGCTGTGGGTGCTGGACGAGGCGCATTGCGTGTCAAAATGGGGCCACGATTTCCGGCCTGATTACCGTTACATCTCGCGCTTCATCAAGGAGTTCTCCGGCGATCTGCCACCAGCGCCGGTGCTGTGCCTGACAGCCACGGCCAAGCCCGAGGTGGTGCGCGACATCTGCGAGCACTTCCGGGCGCGCCTCGGCACCGAACTGGTGCTGCTCGATGGCGGCGCGGTGCGCACCAACCTCAGCTTCGAGGTGCGTGAGACGCAGCGGAATACCAAGCTCACCGACATCCTCGACGTGATCGAGGCCAAGCTGCCGCAGGAGGGCGCGTCAGGCGCGGTCATCTATTGCGCGACGCGGGGCGAGACGGAGCGGGTGGCGGATTTCCTGAAGCAGCAAGGGCTGCTGGCAGAGCGCTTCCATGCGGGCCTGACCGCCGACGAGAAGCGCGACGTGCAGGAACGGTTCCGGATCGGCGCCTTGCGGATCATCGCCGCGACCAACGCCTTCGGCATGGGCATCGACAAGCCCGACATCCGCCTGGTCATCCATGGCGACATTCCTGGATCGCTGGAGAACTACCTGCAGGAAGCGGGACGCGCCGGACGGGACCGAGCCCATGCCAACTGCGTGCTGTTGTTCGCGTCCGAGGATGTCGAGCGGCAGTTCTCGCTCTCTGCCCGCTCGCGCCTCGCCCGGCACGAGATTGGCGCGATCCTGAAGGCACTGCGACGGCTGGACGAGCGCGGCAAGAAGAAGGGCGAGGTCGTGGCGACGGCCGGTGAGATCGTCCGGGCCGAACGCGACCAGGAATTGGAGCGCGACAGCGCGACCGACGACACCCGCGTCAAGACTGCCGTGTCCTGGCTGGAGGAGGCGACACTTCTGAGCCGCGAGGAAAACCGCGTCCAGGTCTTCCCGTCCTCGCTGCGGATCCGCACGCTGGAGGAGGTCGGCGGCATCCTCTCGAAGGCGAACATCACCGGCACGCGCTGCGCGCAGCTGCTGGCCATTGTCCAGCACCTGATGAACGCGCGGGCCGACGAGGGCGTCTCCACCGACGAGCTAAGCGGTGTCAGCGGTCTTACGGGAGGCGGGCTGAACAAGGCGATGGCCGATCTGGAGGTTCTGGGCATCGCAATGAACGATCTGGTCGTCACCGCGCGCGTCCATGTCGGCGTCGAGGGTCAGTCCCGTCAGCGATTCGAACTGGCCTCGCGGCTCGAGCGCGACATGATCGCCATGATGCGCGAGGCCGACCCCGACGCCGAATCCGCTGGGGGCATCCCGCTGCACCTGTCCGAGACGTGCCAAGCCCTGCGCGATGCGGGCCACGCGGCCGTGCGGCCGGATATCGTCGAGCGGCTGCTGAGAGGCATTGCCCGCGACGGCCGGGATCAGGATGGCGGCCGCGGCAACATCCGCCTGCGCAAGGCATCGCGCAACACGCTGCAGGTGATACTGCAACGGTCCTGGGCGGCACTGGAGCAGACCGCCACCCTGCGGCGGGAAGCGGCAGAGTTGCTGATGGCGCATCTGCTGGGCAAGGTCAGCAAAGGCGCGCGAGGCAAGGATATCCAGGTCGAGACCACGATGGGCGATCTGCTCGCCACGCTGACCGGCGACGCCTTTCTGCGCGGCAGTGGTGTGCAGGACATGACCAAGCTGATGGAGCGCGGGCTGCTCTGGCTGCACGAGCAAGAGGTGATCTCGCTCGGAAAGGGGCTCACGGTCTTCCGCCCGGCGATGACGGTCCATCTGAACCCGGAGCCGCGCGGCTTCACCCAGAAGGACTTCATCCCGCTGGAGGAGCATTACGCCGAGCAGACGATCCAGACCCATGTGATGGCGGCCTATGCGGAAAAGGGTCTGGCCGCGATGGATCAGGCGCAGCGCCTGTCCGAGGATTACTTCGTGCTGGACCGCGATGCCTTCCTGCGTCGCTGGATGCCCGGCAAGGGCATCGAGATCCGGCGCCAGACCACTGGCAGCTCGTGGAAGACCATCGTCGATGCGCTCGGCAATCCGGTGCAGCAGAAGATCGTGTCGGATGACCGCGAGCAGACCAACGTGCTGGTGCTTGCGGGGCCTGGCTCGGGCAAGACCCGCGTCCTCGTCCACCGTATCGCCTATCTGATCCGGGTAAGGCGCGAGGATCCGCGGGAGATCCTGGTGCTCAGCTACAACCGCCATGCCGCCGCCGAGATCCGCGCCCGGTTGCGCCACCTGATCGGCGATGACGCGAACCACGTCACCGTCTCGACCTGCCACGCGCTGGCGATGCGCCTTGTCGGCGCGAGCTTCGCCGGGGCCTCGGCGGAGGCGCGCGACTTCGACGGGATCGTGATGGAGGCGGTGCGTCTCCTGAATGGCGAGGGCCTCGGCAAGGCCGAAGCCGAGGCGCAGCGCGACACGCTGATTCAGGGCTATCGCTGGATCCTCGTGGACGAATACCAAGACATCGGCCCCGAGGAATACGCGCTGATCGCAGCAGTCGCCGGCCGCTCGCTGGAAGATCCCGACCTGCGGCTCAGCGTGTTCGCCGTGGGGGATGACGACCAGAACATCTATGCCTTCGCTGGCGCCTCGATCCGCTACATCCGGCAGTTCGAGGCCGATTACAAAGCCAGGGCAGAGTTCCTGACCGAGAACTACCGCTCCACCCTCCACATCATCGAAGCCGCCAATGCCGTCATCACCCCGGCGGCAGAGCGGATGAAGGGCGGCCATGACATCACCGTGGATCGCAAGCGCAGCAAGGCCGCGCCGGGAGGCGAGATGGCGGCGCTCGATCCCGTGGCGCAGGGGCGGGTGCAATTGCTCGATGCCCCGCGGGGGGATGCCGAGCAGGCGATGGCGGCGCTGGATGAGCTGGTGCGGCTGTCACGGCTCGATCCGGGGTGGAGCTGGAGCCGGGCCGCCATCATCTCCCGCGATTGGCGCCGGCTCGCGCCGGTGCGCGCCTATGCCGAGGCACTTGGCATCCCGGTCGAGATGGCCAATGAGAGCCTGCCGAACATCTGGCGCCTGCGCGAGATGCAGGCCTTCGTGGTCGCCATGCGCCGGGATCCTGCCAGCCTGCTGGGGATCGCGGATCTCGTTGAAATCGTCAACGCGCTGCCCCGCAACCGCTGGAGCGACCTGATCGCCGAAGGCGTCGCCGCCCTGGCCCGCGAGCTTGCCGACAAGACCATGCCGGTGCCGGATCTGGTGGAATGGTTCGCCGAGTGGGGCCGCGACACCCGCAGCGAACAGCGTGGCCTGCTGCTGCTGACCGCGCACCGGGCCAAGGGGCTCGAATTCGACGACGTTGTGATCCTGAACGGCAGCTGGGACGCGCTGTCCAAAGGCGAGGATGCCGATGCGCCGCGCCGCCTGTTCTACGTCGCCATGACCCGTGCCCGCCGCTGCCTTGCGATCATGACCAGCGGAGCGCACCCGATCCTGAAGCGCGGCGAGGGTCATGTGCTGCACCGGAAGGTGAATCCGGACCGGGACAAAGCGATGCCGGCGAGTTACGCCTACCAGATGCCGAGCTTGAAGGTGGTGGACCTGTCTTGGCCGGGGCGGCTGCGCGCGGGCGACACCGCGCTTGCCGCAATCGCCGCGGCCCGCATTGGCGATCCGGTTCACCTGGTCGCAGAGGGCGAGGCATGGCTGATCAAGGACGCGCAAGGCCACACGTTGGGGCGCATGGCGAAGGCGTGGTCGCCACCGCGCAACCGGACCTTCCTGCGCGGCGAGGTCGGCGCGGTCGTGCGCTGGCGCAAGGCGGACAGCAAGGAGGAATATCGCGCCCATATCCGCCGGGAGGAGTGGGAAGCGGTCCTGCCGGAGCTGGTGTTCGACTGAGCTTGGGGAACGGTGGTCAACCGGCGCAGGTGGCTCAGGGTCCCGCCTCGCGCTCGCCGTGGCTTAACGGGCAGTTGTCCCTGACCGCTCGTTGCTCCCGCGACCTTTCTCGGCCGAGACTCGGCCTCGTCAAGGGTGGTTCCGTGGGTTTCTTCGCTCACCGCCGCCCGACACTCAGAAACATGAGGAGAAAGTTGTTGTGTCCCCGCTGTGTCCCCGTCGCAGTCGCAACGGTCGTTGCGGTTGGACGCAAAATTTTTATCTGATTGTTTTCAGCAGCTTAAGTGGTGCCCGGAGACGGATTTGAACCGCCGACACGCGGATTTTCAATCCGCTGCTCTACCAACTGAGCTATCCGGGCACTTGGCGCTACGGGGCTATCCTTGCGGATTGTCCGGGCGTTTGCGCCTTGGTGGCGCGGTATTAGGGGAAGGGGCGCGGGCTGTCCAGAGGGTTCTGCGCAAAATTCCGGGGCCTGGTGCGGTTTCCGTCTGCACCGCCCGCGCCCCCGGCCTGCTCAGTGCGGCTTGCGGCGCGGCGGCTCGTCTGCAGCCTCTTCCGGCAGGGCCAGGGCCGCCTCGTCCTCCTCCAGCGCGTCGCCGGGGATGACGTAGCTGCCGGTCAGCCAGCGGCCAAGGTCGATATCGGCGCAGCGGCGCGAGCAGAAGGGGCGATAGCCGGCATCGGTGGTCTTGCCGCAGATCGGGCAACTCATGCGCGATCCTCCTTCATCACCTCGGCCAGCACCTCCGCCAGGGGCTGGCGGGCGCGCTTGCGCTGCAGTTCGAACAGCCCCAGCGGGGTCCAGCCGGCAAGGCTGGTCTCGGCCCCCTCGGCGCGGAAGGCGGCGCGCAGTTGCTGTTCCAGCGTGGCGCGGTCCTTCTTCGGCATCGGGGCGAAATCCACGGCGATCTGGCCGCCAAGCCCACGCAGGCGCAGCTGGCGCGGCAGGTCGCGGGCTGCGGCGATATTGGCCTTGAGCCCCGCGGCGGGCGAGGTATCGGCGCCGGTGTTCACATCCACCGCGACCAGCGCGCGGGTGGGTTCGATGGCGATGGAGCCGCCGCCGGGCAGCGGCGCCACCGGGTCCAAGAGGTCCAGAACCAGATCCTCGATCCCGTGATCGGCAAAGGCGGCGGCTCCCTCGTCCACCTCGTCCGGGGCCGGGTCTGCCCAATCGCGCCAGGCGGTTTCATGCGGGCCGGCGGCATCGACCAGCAGTTCCGGCCCGCCGGCCAGATCCTCGCTGACCGCTTCGGCCAGGGCGCGCGTGGCGGCGATATCCTCGGCCAGCTCTGCCGCGTCCATGCCCTCGGCGGCGGAGCGGACGATCAGCCCGAACTCGCAGCCCACCATCGCGGCGGCGGCGATGGCCTCCAGCCGGGCGCGCTCATCGGTCTCGCGCACCCGGCGCGAGAGGTTCAGGCCAGGCACGCCGGGGGTGATGATCGCCAGGCGCGACTTGAACAGCAGCCGCAGGCTGACCGGCAGCGCTTTGCCGGGTTCGGCATGGCCAGAGACCTGCACCAGCAGCGTCTGGCCGGGGGCGAGCCCGCCGGTTTCCCGAAGAAAGCCCTTCAGGCCATTGGGGAGCTTGACGAAAACCCCGCCCTGGCCCTTCATCTGCCGGTCCACCACGGCGCGGAAGATCGCGCCGACACCGGGAGGGGCGGACTCGGCCGGCTCGATCAGCAGGTCCTCCAGCCGGCCATCGACCAGCAGCGCCGCTGCCTCGCGGCCGCGCAGGGTACCCAGAACGACAACCCGGCCCTTCATGTGCGCCCCCAGACCGGATAGCCGGCAGCGGCCAGCAGATGCGCGGTTTCGGTGACGGGCAGGCCCATCACTGCCGAATAGCTGCCCTGGATCCAGGGGAAGAACGCGCCTGCGGGGCCCTGGATGCCATAGGCGCCGGCCTTGCCCTGCCAGTCGCCGGTGGCAAGATAGCCGTTCAGTTCGGTATCGGAAATCGGTTTCATCTTCACCACGGTTTCTACCACTCGCTCCCAGACCTGTGCGCCGCGCCGTACCGCGACCGCGGTCAGCACCCGGTGGCGCCGGCCCGACATGGCCAGCAGGAATTCCGCCGCCTCGCCCGCGTCCCGCGGCTTGCCCAGGATGCGGCGGCCAAGCGCGACGGTCGTGTCGGCGCAGAGCACGATGTCATCGGTATCGGCCTGAACAGCCAGCACCTTTTCGCGGGCAATACGCTCGCAATAGGGGCGGGGCAGCTCTCCCCGGCGCGGATCTTCGTCGATGTCGGGGGCGCGCACCGCGTCGGGCGTGATGCCCAGTTGCGCCAGAATTTCCTTCCGGCGCGGGCTGGCCGATCCCAGGATCAGCAGCGGCCCGGTCTTACTTGAAGCGGTAATTGATCCGGCCCTTGGTGAGGTCGTAGGGGGTCATCTCGACCTGTACTTTGTCGCCTGCGAGAACGCGGATGCGGTTCTTGCGCATCTTGCCTGCCGTATGTGCGATGATCTCATGGCCGTTTTCCAGCTCGACCCTGAATGTCGCGTTCGGCAGGAGTTCCTTCACGACGCCTGGGAATTCGAGCAGTTCTTCCTTGGCCATGTTCACTCCGTCTTGAAACACCCGCCTGTTCGGCGGGCGTCGCTTAAATGCTCCTACCCGGGCAACAATTCAAGGCTTATTGCGATTTCCGGTCCGCGAATGTCACCTGGGCGGCGGGGGCGGCCTGTTCGGGCCAATGGGCGAAGGGCATCACGCCGCCATCGGCGCGGCTTTGGCGGACGAGATCCAGCGAGATGTCGGCATAGACCCAGCCGGGGGCGTTGAGGGCGCCTTCGGCGA belongs to Frigidibacter mobilis and includes:
- a CDS encoding RecQ family ATP-dependent DNA helicase; its protein translation is MPDPLNPLVARCVSVDLEVDPRTARIFALAAVRCDGTPPILSRKGDLATALDRLEAALEGADHLIGHNILQHDLPHLAAARPRLHRLAAAPIDTLWLNPLAFPRNPYHHLVKHYQDGRLQAGHVNDPELDARLVFEVLENQLGAFGRLNVEDPDALAAYHFLTTRSEGAAGFDAVFRHVRAAEVPTAAAAEAAILRMLDGRACGHRVEQTLGRLSSPQLGWPMAYALSWITVAGGESVMPPWVRMRFREAALIVRHLRDTDCDSPDCVWCREKNDPVRALSRWFGFDAFRPQPVDDMGRPLQERIVDEAMRGASLLGILPTGTGKSVCYQIPALSKFDKTGALTVVISPLVALMSDQVQGMERAGISSAVTINGMLSMPERQNALDQVRMGEAAMLLISPEQLRSSSVRSVLAQREVGLWVLDEAHCVSKWGHDFRPDYRYISRFIKEFSGDLPPAPVLCLTATAKPEVVRDICEHFRARLGTELVLLDGGAVRTNLSFEVRETQRNTKLTDILDVIEAKLPQEGASGAVIYCATRGETERVADFLKQQGLLAERFHAGLTADEKRDVQERFRIGALRIIAATNAFGMGIDKPDIRLVIHGDIPGSLENYLQEAGRAGRDRAHANCVLLFASEDVERQFSLSARSRLARHEIGAILKALRRLDERGKKKGEVVATAGEIVRAERDQELERDSATDDTRVKTAVSWLEEATLLSREENRVQVFPSSLRIRTLEEVGGILSKANITGTRCAQLLAIVQHLMNARADEGVSTDELSGVSGLTGGGLNKAMADLEVLGIAMNDLVVTARVHVGVEGQSRQRFELASRLERDMIAMMREADPDAESAGGIPLHLSETCQALRDAGHAAVRPDIVERLLRGIARDGRDQDGGRGNIRLRKASRNTLQVILQRSWAALEQTATLRREAAELLMAHLLGKVSKGARGKDIQVETTMGDLLATLTGDAFLRGSGVQDMTKLMERGLLWLHEQEVISLGKGLTVFRPAMTVHLNPEPRGFTQKDFIPLEEHYAEQTIQTHVMAAYAEKGLAAMDQAQRLSEDYFVLDRDAFLRRWMPGKGIEIRRQTTGSSWKTIVDALGNPVQQKIVSDDREQTNVLVLAGPGSGKTRVLVHRIAYLIRVRREDPREILVLSYNRHAAAEIRARLRHLIGDDANHVTVSTCHALAMRLVGASFAGASAEARDFDGIVMEAVRLLNGEGLGKAEAEAQRDTLIQGYRWILVDEYQDIGPEEYALIAAVAGRSLEDPDLRLSVFAVGDDDQNIYAFAGASIRYIRQFEADYKARAEFLTENYRSTLHIIEAANAVITPAAERMKGGHDITVDRKRSKAAPGGEMAALDPVAQGRVQLLDAPRGDAEQAMAALDELVRLSRLDPGWSWSRAAIISRDWRRLAPVRAYAEALGIPVEMANESLPNIWRLREMQAFVVAMRRDPASLLGIADLVEIVNALPRNRWSDLIAEGVAALARELADKTMPVPDLVEWFAEWGRDTRSEQRGLLLLTAHRAKGLEFDDVVILNGSWDALSKGEDADAPRRLFYVAMTRARRCLAIMTSGAHPILKRGEGHVLHRKVNPDRDKAMPASYAYQMPSLKVVDLSWPGRLRAGDTALAAIAAARIGDPVHLVAEGEAWLIKDAQGHTLGRMAKAWSPPRNRTFLRGEVGAVVRWRKADSKEEYRAHIRREEWEAVLPELVFD
- a CDS encoding DNA gyrase inhibitor YacG, translating into MSCPICGKTTDAGYRPFCSRRCADIDLGRWLTGSYVIPGDALEEDEAALALPEEAADEPPRRKPH
- a CDS encoding ribonuclease E/G, which codes for MKGRVVVLGTLRGREAAALLVDGRLEDLLIEPAESAPPGVGAIFRAVVDRQMKGQGGVFVKLPNGLKGFLRETGGLAPGQTLLVQVSGHAEPGKALPVSLRLLFKSRLAIITPGVPGLNLSRRVRETDERARLEAIAAAAMVGCEFGLIVRSAAEGMDAAELAEDIAATRALAEAVSEDLAGGPELLVDAAGPHETAWRDWADPAPDEVDEGAAAFADHGIEDLVLDLLDPVAPLPGGGSIAIEPTRALVAVDVNTGADTSPAAGLKANIAAARDLPRQLRLRGLGGQIAVDFAPMPKKDRATLEQQLRAAFRAEGAETSLAGWTPLGLFELQRKRARQPLAEVLAEVMKEDRA
- a CDS encoding Maf family protein — protein: MLILGSASPRRKEILAQLGITPDAVRAPDIDEDPRRGELPRPYCERIAREKVLAVQADTDDIVLCADTTVALGRRILGKPRDAGEAAEFLLAMSGRRHRVLTAVAVRRGAQVWERVVETVVKMKPISDTELNGYLATGDWQGKAGAYGIQGPAGAFFPWIQGSYSAVMGLPVTETAHLLAAAGYPVWGRT
- the infA gene encoding translation initiation factor IF-1; its protein translation is MAKEELLEFPGVVKELLPNATFRVELENGHEIIAHTAGKMRKNRIRVLAGDKVQVEMTPYDLTKGRINYRFK